Proteins found in one Deinococcus hopiensis KR-140 genomic segment:
- a CDS encoding substrate-binding periplasmic protein has protein sequence MKKDFPMDNSPMQLPKIATSAVVLLVMFLASSVEGRELSQIQSAGKIKIGSSTTSPGFLYKNGTVRAGFAVDLVNILSSQMKIKKVDWLEASTTDALFKGIDSGSFDVILDAKLPPPRYNVNISVSVACTGGVILGRPGGPTKEAQLRGKRIAVAEKTQYAAYARNLPFQKNVVVFDTPDQALLAFLNGSVDVLVLDRLEALTMYKRVGPTKLQVSPVLWNEEIHFVMPHTSDAFRDAIDAALAKTMANGSYANLSKKYFSEDIRCSDG, from the coding sequence TTGAAGAAAGACTTTCCCATGGACAACTCCCCTATGCAACTTCCTAAAATAGCAACGTCGGCTGTCGTTCTGCTGGTAATGTTTTTGGCTTCCAGTGTAGAAGGTAGGGAATTAAGTCAGATTCAGAGCGCCGGTAAAATCAAGATTGGCTCTTCAACTACAAGTCCTGGTTTCCTATACAAAAATGGGACTGTTCGTGCCGGTTTTGCTGTCGACCTTGTAAACATTTTGAGCTCGCAGATGAAGATCAAGAAAGTTGACTGGTTGGAAGCCTCAACAACAGATGCGCTTTTCAAAGGTATAGACAGTGGAAGTTTTGATGTCATATTGGATGCAAAGCTGCCCCCGCCTCGCTATAACGTGAATATTTCTGTCTCCGTGGCTTGTACAGGAGGCGTCATTCTAGGCCGACCGGGAGGACCCACCAAAGAAGCGCAACTGAGGGGAAAACGAATTGCGGTAGCTGAAAAAACCCAGTATGCTGCCTATGCACGCAATCTTCCCTTTCAAAAAAATGTGGTCGTTTTTGACACGCCAGACCAAGCATTACTTGCCTTTCTAAACGGTTCGGTTGATGTTCTCGTCCTAGATCGCCTCGAAGCTCTCACGATGTATAAAAGAGTGGGACCTACAAAACTTCAAGTAAGTCCTGTTTTGTGGAACGAGGAGATACATTTCGTTATGCCTCACACAAGCGATGCGTTTAGGGATGCAATTGACGCGGCACTTGCGAAAACGATGGCAAACGGTTCGTATGCCAATCTGAGTAAGAAGTATTTCAGCGAGGACATTCGTTGCTCTGATGGTTAA